A segment of the Peptoclostridium acidaminophilum DSM 3953 genome:
CTCGAGCAGATATCAGCCGCACTCTCTGCACTGCACGAGAAAAAGCCGCTAGTCCACCACATAACTAACGACGTGACAGTAAACGACTGCGCCAACATAACTCTTGCCATAGGCGGTTCACCAGTAATGGCCCCGTCGATTGACGAATCTGCCGAGATGGCAGCCTGCGCTGATGCGCTCGTACTAAACATAGGCACACTCGACAAGAGGAGCATAGAATCCATGATACATGCGGCCAAGGCAGCAAATGAGCTTTCAATCCCTGTAGTGCTCGATCCTGTTGGCGTTGGAGCAACCGCGCTGCGCACTGAGTCGGCAAGGAAGCTGATTGAAAACGCCAGGTTCGCCGTAGTAAGGGGCAACGCCTCGGAGATAATGCTACTCGCCGGCGAATGCGCAGGAATTAAAGGTGTCGACTCAAGCGAGTCCGGCATGGAGGCCCTGGGCTCAGCAATTAAGCTTTCAAAAAGCCTTTCCTGCACCGTAGCAGTAACGGGCGCTGTCGACATAATAGTTTCAGGCGAAAAGGCCGTATTCATCAAAAACGGAACGCCTATGCTCTCAAGGGTTACAGGCACTGGCTGCATGTGCACCTCTCTAATAGGCGCATTCTGCGGCTCCATCAGAGATCCTTTCATAGGCGCTGCAGCCGGCATAATGAGCATGGGCATATCCGGCGAGGTTGCCAAAAGCATGCTTAAGGAAGAGGAAGGCACCGGCACCTTCAGGATAAGACTGTTTGACTCCGTGTCAAACCTCACTCCCCAAAGGCTTAGAGAGATGGGTGACATATCCTGTGAAAAATAAATTAGACTACAGCCTGTATCTTGTAACAGACAGAACTCTTTGCCGCGGAGAGTTCATTGAATGCATCGAAGCCGCCATAAGGGGAGGCGTGAGCGTTGTGCAGCTCCGCGAAAAGGACGCCTCCTCCGCAGAGTTCTACAGCATAGCTCTCGAGCTGAGAAAGCTGACCCGCAGCTATGGCGTGCCTTTTATAATAAATGACCGCGCAGACATAGCGCTTGCAGTCGACGCCGACGGCCTTCACATAGGCCAGAGCGACATGCCCCTTGATGTGGCAAGAAGTATACTTGGCAGCGAGAAGATTATAGGAGTTTCAGCATCTTGTGTTGATGATGCCCTTCTCGCTCTCGAAGAAGGAGCCGACTATCTGGGCGTGGGCGCCGTTTTCCCTACCGGCACAAAGAGCGATGCAGACAGCGTAGGCATCGACGAGCTTAGACGCATAAAAGACTCCGTGGACATTCCGGTTGTCGCAATCGGGGGAATAAACGAGATCAATGCCCACATACCAATGTCGGCCGGCATAGACGGCATTTCAGTGGTTTCTGCCATAGTTGCAAGCCCCAGTCCGCTTGATTCATCAAAGAGGCTGCTTGACATAGTTAAAAAATCAAAGAATATATAATAAAATTCAAAATTCAAAGGAGAATTCAAATGACTTATACTACTCAGATGGATGCTGCCAAAAAGGGCATTCTCACAAAAGAGATGGAGACAGTAGCCAGAAAAGAGAACATGGAGGCAGCAGTGCTTATGGACCTTGTTGCAAAGGGAAGGATTGCTATACCCGCAAACAAGAACCACAAGTCGCTTGACGCCGAGGGCGTGGGAGAAGGCCTTAGAACAAAGATAAACGTAAACCTCGGGATATCGAAGGACTGCAGATGCGTTGACACTGAGCTTGACAAGGTGAGGAAAGCAATAGAAATGAAGGCCGAGGCCATAATGGACCTTAGCTCTTTTGGAAAGACAGAGGAATTCAGAAGAAGGCTGGTGGAGATGTCTTCAGCCATGATAGGAACAGTTCCAATGTATGACGCCGTAGGCTTTTATGACAAGGAGCTTTCGGAAATATCGCCCGAAGAATTTCTGAAGGTCGTTGAAAAGCACGCAGTAGACGGCGTCGACTTCATGACAATACACGCCGGAATAAACAGAGAGACTGCCGGCATATTCAAAAGAAACAGCAGGCTTACCAACATAGTTTCAAGGGGTGGCTCGCTGCTCTACGCGTGGATGGAGCTTACAGGCAACGAGAATCCTTTCTACGAATACTACGACGAGCTGCTTGATATATGCAGAAAATACGACGTAACTATAAGCCTCGGCGACGCATACAGGCCCGGAAGCATCGCCGACTCGACGGATGCGAGCCAGATAAAGGAGCTCATAGTTCTTGGAGAGCTTACAAAGAGAGCTTGGGAAAAGGACGTTCAGGTAATAGTTGAAGGCCCCGGCCACATGAGCCTCAACGAGGTTGCCGCCAATATGCAGCTTCAAAAGAAGCTCTGCCACGGCGCTCCATTCTACGTCCTCGGACCTATAGTTACAGACATAGCTCCGGGATACGACCACATAACCAGCGCAATCGGCGGTGCAATCGCGGCTGCAAACGGCGCCGACTTCCTTTGCTACGTAACTCCTGCCGAGCACCTGCGGCTGCCCAACCTGGACGATATGAAGGAAGGCATAATAGCCTCCAGGATAGCCGCTCACGCTGCCGACATTGCCAAGGGCGTTCCTGGGGCAAGGGAGTGGGATAACAGCATGAGCAAGGCAAGAGCCGAGCTCGACTGGGAGAAGATGTTCGACCTCTCACTCGACCCTGAAAAGGCAAGGCGCTACAGGGCGGAGTCCAAGCCTGCCCATGAGGATTCGTGCACAATGTGCGGCAAAATGTGCGCCGTCAGAAACATGAACAGGATAATGGACGGCAAGAATATCAACATCCTCAGAGAGGACGACTAAGTCAAAAAAGACGCAGTCTGCGGTTTGCAGATTAGCGTCTTTTTTTGTTTTGCAATATTAGTCGAGAATGTGAGGGGTTTCGTCGAACTCCCTGT
Coding sequences within it:
- the thiM gene encoding hydroxyethylthiazole kinase, which encodes MSNSLKNQCSEYLLEQISAALSALHEKKPLVHHITNDVTVNDCANITLAIGGSPVMAPSIDESAEMAACADALVLNIGTLDKRSIESMIHAAKAANELSIPVVLDPVGVGATALRTESARKLIENARFAVVRGNASEIMLLAGECAGIKGVDSSESGMEALGSAIKLSKSLSCTVAVTGAVDIIVSGEKAVFIKNGTPMLSRVTGTGCMCTSLIGAFCGSIRDPFIGAAAGIMSMGISGEVAKSMLKEEEGTGTFRIRLFDSVSNLTPQRLREMGDISCEK
- the thiE gene encoding thiamine phosphate synthase, encoding MKNKLDYSLYLVTDRTLCRGEFIECIEAAIRGGVSVVQLREKDASSAEFYSIALELRKLTRSYGVPFIINDRADIALAVDADGLHIGQSDMPLDVARSILGSEKIIGVSASCVDDALLALEEGADYLGVGAVFPTGTKSDADSVGIDELRRIKDSVDIPVVAIGGINEINAHIPMSAGIDGISVVSAIVASPSPLDSSKRLLDIVKKSKNI
- the thiC gene encoding phosphomethylpyrimidine synthase ThiC, translating into MTYTTQMDAAKKGILTKEMETVARKENMEAAVLMDLVAKGRIAIPANKNHKSLDAEGVGEGLRTKINVNLGISKDCRCVDTELDKVRKAIEMKAEAIMDLSSFGKTEEFRRRLVEMSSAMIGTVPMYDAVGFYDKELSEISPEEFLKVVEKHAVDGVDFMTIHAGINRETAGIFKRNSRLTNIVSRGGSLLYAWMELTGNENPFYEYYDELLDICRKYDVTISLGDAYRPGSIADSTDASQIKELIVLGELTKRAWEKDVQVIVEGPGHMSLNEVAANMQLQKKLCHGAPFYVLGPIVTDIAPGYDHITSAIGGAIAAANGADFLCYVTPAEHLRLPNLDDMKEGIIASRIAAHAADIAKGVPGAREWDNSMSKARAELDWEKMFDLSLDPEKARRYRAESKPAHEDSCTMCGKMCAVRNMNRIMDGKNINILREDD